In the Spirochaetia bacterium 38H-sp genome, ACAACATCCACATATCCTGGATTTTGTCCCTCTGGTTCCTGTTTTGATATATAAAGACCTATTCCTCCAAATTCTCCTGTGGTAGTGTCCATGAGGTCTCTAAGTTCTTCCTCAGATAGGTATTCTGAGTACGGATCCCCCAGGCTGTCAAATATACCTTCCAGGGCACCTTGTATGAGTGTTTCTCTGTCAATTTCATTTACATAATTTTGTTCGATAATTTCCAGAACTTGTTCTAGCTTTGACAGGTCTTGTATTTTGTTGGAGTCCATTGCAAATGCAATATTGGGCCACATTAGCAAAAACAAAAAAATTAAAACAATTCCCAATCCTCCGAGACAGAGACCTGACATCAATCCTTTTCTTCTCATTATATATCTCCCTTGTTTAACTTGCATTTATTCTTAGTAATAGATATCTTTTTGTCAACTAAAGGTAGAATACACTTGACCGGCTTGCAATGCAATTTTAGACTAATATAGAGATGAAAGATATGCGGCTTCTTATTTTCTCAGATGCTGGGGTACTTATTATATTTTATTTTATCTTTATATTTATACAACGGGATCTAATGATGTCTAATCCTGCTGTTGTGCCTGTTGTTTTATGGTTGGCAGCACTTTCTTTGTTCATATTTTTAGGTCAGTTTTGTATCTCATTTTTAAATATAAATATTGATAGATTAAAAAATGTTTTTACAGGAAAAGTAATACGCGCTCTTTTTTTTGCTATAATGTTATTTTTTGCTGATATTATAAGATATAATTTAAAATTATTTATAATTATTTATATATTTGCTTTATTTCTTACAGGTAATTTTTATTTGTCATTGAGAAAAAATAAAAGGTCTGAGATGGAGACTGTAAAAAAAGAGGGAGAATAATGCATGTATTTCCGGTAGCAAGCGGAAAAGGCGGTGTAGGGAAATCTCTGTTGTCCACGAACCTTGCCATAGCTCTTGCGCAGGCTGGTAAAAAGGTTGTTCTTGTTGATCTTGATTTGGGTGCTTCCAATCTTCATTTGATGCTGGGTTTGCCAGTATCAAAAGGGCTGGGGAGCTTTCTTTCCTCTTCTGGGGATTCCTTTGATGACATAATAGTAAAAACCCAATTTGATGGCCTGTTGTTTATTCCTGGAGATACGGAAATCCCGGGGATGGCAAATCTGACAGCAGGACAGAAGAAAAGAATTTTATCGCGCATAAGTAAACTTGATGCGGATTATGCTATACTTGATCTTGGAGCCGGTACACATATAAATACTCTTGATTTTTTTCTGTATTCCAATACTGGGCTTATTGTTACTACGCCTGCTCCCACTGCAACAGTTAATGCGTATCTTTTTCTTAAAAACGCTATTTTCAGACTGTTATATCTTGCATGTAAACGAGGCTCTCCCGGTTATGATTACATAAGAAAGCTTGAAAAAGACGGAAAAGCCTTACAACAGATGTATCTTCCTCGTATGGCCGAGGAAATAAATAAAATAGATCCAGAAAGCTATAATAAATTTAAAGAATCTTTGGAATCTTTTTATCCCCGGCTTATTCTTAATATGCTGGAGAATCCGCAGGATACGATAAGAGCACAGCGACTAAGACACTCGTGTCAGCAGTATCTGGGAATAGATATAGAGCACTTGGGCATAATTTATAGAGATGATCTACAGGATATAGCGCTTTCTTCAAGGATTCCGATAATAACATATAAACCGGATGCGGTTCTTTCTCAGGCAATATATAGAATAGCTGACAAGTTATTGCAGATATCCGATAGTGAGAGAAGTCTTATAGAGATAGACAATATAGACGATACCTTCCAAGAAGCTGATGTTGAAGCTCAGGTGGATTTTGAGAGTAAAATGCAGTATGTAGAAGAGCTTTTACATACAGGTACTTTGACAACTGGAGATCTTGTGGAAACGGTTAAAATGCAGCAAATAGAGATAAACAGGATAAAAAAAGAGAACCAGTTTTTAAAGGCAAAACTGGTAAAAGCTATTCAAGAGGGGTTTAAACCCTGATACGGGTAATATGATGGCAACGCAGAAGCTTACTATATGTGGAAAAATAGATATCAATATAGATAAACAAGGGTTAAAAGCTACTATAAGCTTTACAAGAGGTAAAGATGGAGATCCTTTATGGGATTTGAAATCTTTAAAAGAATTACTCGAGAAAAAAGGAATTAAGGAAGGGTTTTCTGAACAAAGTCTTAGGATAGTTTTAAGAAAGCTTGCAGAAAGTAAAGACCATGTTATAAGCCTTACTGTAGCAGAAGGTATATATCCGGAAAAACCAGTTCCAGAAACAGTGGAGTGGGAAAAACTGTCTCTTCCTGATGATATAAAAAAGGATGCAGAAAAAATCCTTGCTATGTCAGAACCTCCTGAGATATATAAAGAATATTTTGAGAAAAAAACAATAGAGAAAGAAATAGAAAAGAAGGGAGCACTTCCCTTTCTTCCTGCAAAAAAGGAAAAACAGAAGGTAACGGAAAAAATAGCAAAAAGAGAAAAGATTTATATAGATCCTACAGTATTACAGGTTTTTTTTGTAGAAAAAGGTACATATCTTGGGAGAGTCCTTGCTCCCGTGTCTGGTCTTGAAGGTAGAAATATATTCGGAGAGGTTATACCTCCTCTTGTTTTAGAAGATACGGGATTTTATGCCGGAAATGGAGTGAAGAGAGAAAAAACAGATCTTAAGGCAGAAGAAACAGGAATCCTGAGGATAGGGAAAAATTGGGTGGATATTATTCCTTTTCGGCCTCATATATGGGAAGTAAGCCTTTCTCAAGATAAGGCCACCTGTTTGCTTTCTCTTATCCCTGGTTCAGAGCTTGCTCAGTTTCCTTCTGTAGAAAAAATAATAGAAAAAGCAAATGAGTTGGAGTTTCCTCAAGAAAGGCTTTTACCTCAAGAGGAAATACAGGAGATAATACGCTTTGCTCTGTCAAAAGGTGAAGAACTAAAAAATGTTCCCATAAGCGGAGATAGCGATGCTTTCTTTAAGATAAATATATCTAAAGACAGATTACTTGCAACCTTGACTCTT is a window encoding:
- a CDS encoding P-loop NTPase — encoded protein: MHVFPVASGKGGVGKSLLSTNLAIALAQAGKKVVLVDLDLGASNLHLMLGLPVSKGLGSFLSSSGDSFDDIIVKTQFDGLLFIPGDTEIPGMANLTAGQKKRILSRISKLDADYAILDLGAGTHINTLDFFLYSNTGLIVTTPAPTATVNAYLFLKNAIFRLLYLACKRGSPGYDYIRKLEKDGKALQQMYLPRMAEEINKIDPESYNKFKESLESFYPRLILNMLENPQDTIRAQRLRHSCQQYLGIDIEHLGIIYRDDLQDIALSSRIPIITYKPDAVLSQAIYRIADKLLQISDSERSLIEIDNIDDTFQEADVEAQVDFESKMQYVEELLHTGTLTTGDLVETVKMQQIEINRIKKENQFLKAKLVKAIQEGFKP